From a single Nostoc sp. MS1 genomic region:
- a CDS encoding ATP-dependent Clp protease proteolytic subunit, with the protein MENLPIKAVQAPYYGDNSYRTPPPDLPSLLLKERIVYLGMPLVPAVTELIVAQLLYLQSDDPEKPIKIYINSTGTSGYSGDPIGFETEAFAIYDTMKYIKPPIHTICIGSAMGMAAMLLSAGTKGCRASLPNSSIILHQPKSYAQGQATDIQIRAKEVLVNKASMVEIISQTTGQPIEKITKDMDRLFYMTPYQAKEYGLIDRVFEKEELANPPLPASVL; encoded by the coding sequence ATGGAAAACCTCCCCATCAAGGCTGTTCAAGCCCCTTACTACGGCGACAACTCCTACAGGACACCGCCGCCAGATTTACCCTCCCTCCTCCTCAAGGAACGAATAGTCTATTTGGGGATGCCACTGGTTCCTGCTGTTACGGAATTGATAGTTGCTCAACTATTGTATTTACAGTCCGACGACCCCGAAAAACCCATTAAAATTTATATCAACTCCACTGGCACATCCGGTTATAGTGGCGACCCCATCGGCTTTGAAACCGAAGCTTTCGCCATCTACGACACCATGAAGTACATCAAGCCCCCAATTCACACCATTTGCATCGGTTCAGCGATGGGTATGGCAGCGATGTTACTCAGTGCTGGTACAAAAGGTTGTCGCGCTAGTTTACCCAACTCCTCAATTATCCTGCACCAACCCAAGAGCTATGCCCAAGGTCAAGCAACGGATATCCAAATTCGGGCAAAGGAAGTTCTGGTAAACAAAGCGTCAATGGTTGAGATTATCTCTCAAACCACCGGACAGCCGATAGAAAAAATCACCAAAGACATGGATCGTCTTTTCTACATGACTCCTTACCAAGCCAAGGAGTACGGCTTGATTGATAGAGTCTTTGAAAAAGAAGAACTCGCCAACCCACCCCTACCAGCAAGTGTGCTTTAA
- a CDS encoding vWA domain-containing protein, which yields MKVNLQPVLNDANVDAQQSSSQRQLAISVSADAEPQDRSVPLNLCLILDHSGSMNGRPLEIVKQAAIRLVDRLKVGDRLSVVAFDHRAKVLVPNQTITDPEQIKKQINRLAADGGTAIDEGLRLGIEELAKGKRETISQAFLLTDGENEHGDNNRCLKFAQLAAGYNLTLNTLGFGDNWNQDILERIADAGLGSLSYIQKPEQAVDEFGRLFRRIQAVSLNNAYLLLSLAPNVRLAELKPIAQVAPDTIELPLQQETDGRFAVRLGDLMKDVERVILANIYLGQLPEGKQPIANVQVRYDNPVQEQTGLFTPNIPVYANVVRVYQPEINPEVQQSILALAKYRQTQLAEAKLQQGDRAGAATMLQTAAKTALQMGDTGAATVLQTSATQLQAGQDLSESDRKKTRIVSKTVLQDTTK from the coding sequence ATGAAAGTTAATTTGCAGCCTGTCCTCAATGATGCCAATGTGGACGCGCAACAGTCTAGTAGTCAGCGTCAGTTGGCAATTTCAGTTTCGGCTGATGCTGAACCACAAGACCGCAGTGTACCGCTAAATTTATGTCTGATTCTCGACCATAGCGGTTCTATGAATGGACGACCGTTAGAAATTGTCAAACAGGCGGCGATACGTTTAGTTGACCGACTTAAAGTTGGCGATCGCCTGAGTGTGGTAGCCTTCGATCATCGTGCTAAGGTCTTAGTACCCAATCAAACCATTACTGACCCAGAACAAATCAAAAAACAAATTAATCGGTTGGCTGCGGATGGGGGAACGGCAATAGATGAAGGTTTGCGGTTGGGAATTGAGGAGTTAGCTAAGGGTAAGAGAGAAACGATTTCTCAAGCTTTCCTGTTAACTGATGGGGAAAATGAACACGGTGATAATAATCGCTGCTTGAAATTTGCTCAGTTGGCGGCTGGTTATAACTTAACTTTGAATACTTTGGGATTTGGCGACAACTGGAACCAAGATATTTTAGAAAGAATTGCCGATGCTGGTTTGGGAAGTTTGTCTTATATCCAGAAACCCGAACAAGCAGTGGATGAGTTTGGTCGCCTGTTCCGACGGATTCAAGCTGTAAGTTTAAATAATGCTTATTTACTGTTGTCTCTTGCGCCTAATGTCCGTTTGGCAGAACTTAAACCCATCGCCCAAGTAGCACCAGATACAATTGAGTTGCCTTTGCAGCAAGAAACAGATGGTCGGTTTGCTGTTCGCTTGGGTGATTTGATGAAGGATGTAGAAAGGGTGATTTTGGCAAATATTTATCTGGGACAGTTGCCAGAAGGTAAACAACCGATTGCCAATGTGCAAGTACGCTATGATAACCCAGTACAAGAACAGACGGGGTTATTCACTCCCAATATCCCTGTTTATGCCAATGTTGTCAGGGTGTATCAACCAGAAATTAACCCAGAGGTGCAGCAGTCGATTTTGGCTTTAGCTAAGTATCGGCAAACTCAGCTAGCAGAGGCGAAATTACAACAAGGCGATCGCGCAGGTGCGGCTACTATGTTACAAACTGCTGCTAAAACTGCCCTACAAATGGGTGATACAGGTGCGGCGACAGTTTTACAAACCTCTGCGACTCAACTCCAAGCTGGGCAAGATTTATCAGAAAGCGATCGCAAGAAAACTCGGATTGTCTCCAAAACCGTCTTGCAAGATACCACTAAATGA
- a CDS encoding vWA domain-containing protein, giving the protein MKVQLLTALSDTNIDATQLNSQRQLAISISAIAEQFEQNLPLNLCLILDQSGSMHGKPLKTVIAAVDKLIDRLKIGDRISVVGFAGSATVIIPNQVVEDPENIKTQIRKRLKASGGTVIAEGLQQGITELMKGTRGAVSQAFLLTDGHGESGIKVWKWEIGPDDSRRCLEFAKKAAKINLTINTLGFGNSWNQDLLEKIADAGGGSLAHIERPEQAVHQFNRLFTRVQSVGLTNAYLMLSLAPNVRLAELRPIAQVAPDIIELPVEPEADGSFIVRLGDLMKNCQRVVLANLYLGNLPAGQQVIGNVQVRYDNPALDEEGSLSQVWPVYANVMQAYQADFDAEVHKYILTLAKYRQTQLAETKLQQGDRTGAATMLQTAAKTALQIGDNNAATVLQTSATRLQAGGKLSDAELKKTRIVAKTVLQSF; this is encoded by the coding sequence ATGAAAGTCCAACTGCTAACAGCCTTAAGTGATACCAATATTGATGCCACTCAATTAAACAGTCAGCGTCAATTAGCCATTTCTATTTCTGCGATTGCCGAGCAGTTTGAGCAAAATTTACCGCTCAATTTATGCTTGATTTTGGATCAAAGTGGTTCCATGCACGGTAAGCCGTTGAAAACGGTGATTGCAGCTGTAGATAAGTTAATAGATCGACTAAAGATTGGCGATCGCATCTCAGTTGTGGGTTTTGCGGGTTCTGCGACAGTCATTATCCCCAATCAAGTTGTCGAAGATCCTGAAAACATCAAAACTCAAATTAGGAAGCGATTAAAGGCTAGTGGCGGTACAGTTATTGCTGAGGGTTTGCAACAAGGAATCACAGAACTGATGAAGGGAACAAGAGGTGCTGTTTCCCAAGCATTCCTCTTAACAGATGGTCATGGTGAAAGTGGTATCAAGGTTTGGAAGTGGGAAATTGGCCCAGATGATAGTCGACGCTGTTTAGAATTTGCTAAGAAGGCGGCGAAAATTAATCTCACTATCAATACTTTGGGATTTGGTAACAGTTGGAATCAGGATTTATTGGAAAAAATTGCTGATGCTGGTGGGGGAAGTTTAGCTCACATTGAGCGTCCAGAACAAGCTGTGCATCAATTCAATCGGCTGTTTACGCGGGTGCAGTCGGTGGGGTTAACTAATGCTTACCTCATGCTGTCCCTTGCGCCTAATGTCCGGTTAGCAGAACTTCGACCCATTGCCCAAGTTGCCCCTGATATTATTGAGTTACCTGTAGAACCTGAAGCAGATGGTAGTTTTATCGTTCGCTTGGGAGACTTGATGAAAAATTGCCAAAGGGTAGTTTTGGCGAATCTTTACTTGGGAAATTTACCCGCAGGACAGCAAGTAATTGGCAATGTGCAAGTCCGCTATGATAATCCGGCTTTAGATGAAGAAGGTTCGCTGTCACAGGTTTGGCCTGTATATGCAAACGTTATGCAGGCTTATCAAGCAGATTTTGACGCGGAAGTACATAAATATATTTTGACCTTGGCTAAGTATCGCCAAACTCAACTAGCTGAGACTAAATTACAACAAGGCGATCGCACTGGTGCTGCGACAATGTTACAAACGGCTGCGAAAACGGCTTTGCAAATTGGTGATAATAATGCAGCTACGGTTTTACAAACTTCTGCAACTCGCCTCCAAGCTGGGGGAAAACTGTCGGATGCAGAGTTGAAGAAGACTAGGATTGTTGCTAAAACTGTTTTACAAAGTTTTTAG
- a CDS encoding DUF6745 domain-containing protein: MCDFCISVLGCEHNSRDWEIFKILISNYGWIFPYENVCLISNRPSIIRLDEQNNLHGEGVLAIQFADGFSVYANHGTILFKE; encoded by the coding sequence TTGTGTGACTTTTGTATTTCAGTATTAGGTTGCGAGCATAATTCTAGAGACTGGGAAATATTTAAAATCTTAATTAGTAATTATGGTTGGATATTTCCTTATGAAAATGTATGCCTTATATCTAATCGTCCTAGCATTATTAGATTGGATGAACAAAATAATCTTCATGGAGAAGGAGTTCTTGCTATTCAGTTTGCTGATGGCTTCAGTGTATATGCAAATCACGGAACAATTTTATTTAAAGAATAA
- a CDS encoding VOC family protein — translation MSLKAVHHVLVTYPPEAGNATLNFYSQVLGLEEIPRPEVAQNVAGAWYALGQIQIHLGEEPNSNNQASRRHICFQVDDLNAFEEHLKAYGVEILPDHAPVPNLKRFFLRDPAGNRLEITEFVSSHSENAQLNRVSEPSLVSSTRL, via the coding sequence ATGAGTTTAAAAGCAGTTCATCACGTTTTAGTCACCTATCCACCGGAAGCGGGAAATGCAACCTTGAATTTCTACAGCCAAGTTTTGGGATTAGAGGAAATTCCCAGACCTGAAGTAGCGCAAAATGTAGCTGGTGCTTGGTATGCTTTAGGACAAATTCAAATACACCTCGGTGAAGAACCCAACTCCAACAACCAAGCATCTAGAAGACATATATGTTTTCAAGTCGATGATTTGAATGCTTTTGAGGAACATCTGAAAGCGTATGGAGTAGAAATTCTTCCCGATCATGCACCCGTTCCCAACCTCAAGCGCTTCTTCTTACGAGATCCGGCTGGGAATCGTCTGGAAATTACAGAGTTTGTCAGTTCTCACTCAGAAAACGCACAGTTAAACCGTGTTTCCGAGCCATCACTTGTCTCATCCACACGGCTATAA
- a CDS encoding dienelactone hydrolase family protein yields MTNTEIRTNYVKVPNGDLQIDAYLAEPTKQGRFPAVIVIQEIFGVNIHIREVAEKLAKEGYVAIAPTLYQRTAPGFEAGYTGEDIQRGRGYKEQTTAAEILSDIQAAIAYLKNLPNVQPDAIGSIGFCFGGHVVYLAATLSDIKATASFYGGGIPNSTPGGGEPTITRTPDIKGQIYAFFGKEDQGIPLEQTEQIEAELKKYQIPHKVFRYDGAGHGFFCNHRASYNAEAAADAWTHVTELFQKTLLLQTV; encoded by the coding sequence ATGACAAACACAGAAATTCGCACTAACTACGTTAAGGTTCCCAATGGTGACTTACAAATCGATGCTTATCTAGCGGAACCGACAAAACAGGGAAGATTTCCGGCTGTGATTGTGATTCAAGAAATCTTTGGCGTTAACATTCACATTCGGGAAGTTGCAGAGAAATTAGCCAAAGAGGGTTATGTAGCCATAGCACCAACCCTATACCAACGCACCGCACCCGGTTTCGAGGCGGGGTACACAGGCGAAGATATCCAACGTGGTAGAGGCTATAAAGAACAGACTACAGCAGCAGAAATATTGAGTGATATTCAAGCGGCGATCGCTTATTTGAAGAATTTACCAAATGTGCAACCAGATGCGATCGGTTCTATCGGTTTCTGCTTTGGTGGACACGTTGTTTACTTAGCTGCGACTCTCTCAGACATCAAAGCGACAGCTTCTTTCTACGGTGGTGGTATCCCCAACTCCACACCAGGAGGTGGTGAACCTACCATTACTCGCACCCCTGATATTAAAGGTCAGATTTACGCCTTCTTTGGTAAAGAAGACCAAGGTATTCCTTTAGAACAGACAGAACAAATAGAGGCTGAATTAAAGAAATATCAGATACCTCACAAAGTCTTCCGCTATGACGGCGCAGGACACGGTTTTTTCTGCAACCATCGCGCCAGCTACAACGCCGAAGCTGCTGCTGATGCGTGGACACACGTTACTGAATTGTTTCAGAAAACTCTTCTACTTCAGACTGTTTGA
- a CDS encoding sulfonate ABC transporter substrate-binding protein: protein MGYQSAGDIVRLKGVLEKRLQPLGVTVEWAQFAAGTQLMEAMNVGRVDIGSVGETPPIFAQAAGTSLVYVASNKPGTGEGSGIVVQNNSPIRTLADLKGQKIVFQKGSASHYLLIKALEEAGLKYSDVQAISMPPTEARGAFIQGKIDAWVTWDPHLALAQKIGKARVLRNASGIATQGGYYMAARKFATENPELVKLVLEEINNVGKWAEQNPEEVVKLTAPHLKLEKDVLTTMVKRRTYGLRPITPEIMAGQQRIADLFAQEKVIPKPIDVKEAMLTTEQYAAITPTTISQK, encoded by the coding sequence ATGGGGTATCAAAGTGCTGGAGACATAGTAAGACTAAAAGGAGTACTTGAAAAACGTCTGCAACCGTTGGGTGTTACTGTCGAATGGGCGCAATTTGCTGCCGGGACGCAACTTATGGAAGCCATGAATGTTGGTCGGGTTGATATTGGTTCTGTTGGGGAAACTCCGCCAATATTTGCCCAGGCTGCTGGTACATCATTAGTTTATGTTGCTAGTAATAAGCCTGGAACTGGTGAAGGTAGTGGTATTGTAGTTCAAAACAATTCACCTATTCGCACTTTAGCTGACCTTAAAGGGCAAAAAATAGTTTTTCAAAAAGGTTCAGCTTCCCATTACTTATTAATTAAAGCTTTGGAAGAAGCGGGTTTAAAATATAGTGATGTGCAAGCAATTAGTATGCCTCCTACAGAAGCGCGTGGTGCTTTTATTCAAGGCAAAATAGATGCTTGGGTAACATGGGACCCGCATTTAGCTTTAGCCCAAAAAATTGGTAAGGCTAGAGTTTTAAGGAATGCAAGCGGTATTGCGACTCAAGGCGGATATTACATGGCTGCACGCAAGTTTGCTACCGAAAATCCAGAGTTAGTGAAGTTAGTTCTGGAAGAAATTAATAATGTTGGTAAATGGGCTGAACAAAATCCCGAAGAAGTTGTCAAATTAACCGCACCTCATCTCAAACTGGAAAAAGACGTTTTAACAACAATGGTCAAACGCCGCACTTATGGTTTAAGACCAATTACACCAGAAATTATGGCAGGGCAACAAAGAATTGCTGATTTATTTGCTCAAGAAAAAGTAATTCCTAAACCCATTGATGTTAAAGAAGCAATGCTAACTACAGAACAATACGCAGCAATTACACCTACAACTATTAGTCAGAAATAG
- the ssuD gene encoding FMNH2-dependent alkanesulfonate monooxygenase produces MEVFWYLPTQGDERYLGTPIGRRQANYPYMQQIAQAVDKLGFGGMLIGTGQKQDTWIVAASLIPVTQRLRFLVAFRPAIMSPSLAVRMAATFDQLSNGRIILNVVTGGDTKELAKDGVFLDHDQRYELTDEFLTIWRSLMQGEEVTFTGRHLKVAEAKLQFPPVQKPYPTLYFGGSSDAALQVAAKHIDVYLTWGEPPQLVAQKIAKVRQLAAEQGRTVRFGIRLHAIVRETAQKAWDAANELIQYVDDATIASAYEKFARSESEGQRRMAQLHQGNRHNLEISPNLWSGVGLVRGGAGTALVGDADTVATRMLEYADLGIDTFVFSGYPHLEEAYRVAELLFPRLPLQAPTVAVPQQIPTAFNEFVTKGDLLKPQPV; encoded by the coding sequence ATGGAAGTATTTTGGTATTTACCAACTCAAGGAGATGAGCGATATTTAGGTACACCAATCGGTAGGCGACAAGCTAACTATCCTTATATGCAGCAAATTGCCCAAGCTGTGGATAAGTTGGGCTTTGGTGGGATGTTGATTGGTACTGGACAAAAACAAGATACCTGGATTGTTGCTGCTTCTTTGATTCCTGTGACTCAACGCTTGCGGTTTCTCGTGGCTTTTCGTCCAGCGATTATGTCGCCTTCCTTGGCGGTGAGAATGGCGGCTACATTTGACCAACTTTCCAACGGTCGAATTATCTTAAATGTAGTGACTGGTGGCGATACTAAGGAATTAGCTAAGGATGGCGTATTTTTAGATCATGACCAGCGTTATGAATTGACTGATGAGTTTTTAACAATTTGGCGATCGCTTATGCAAGGTGAGGAGGTAACATTTACTGGTCGTCATCTCAAGGTTGCAGAGGCTAAACTGCAATTTCCACCAGTACAAAAGCCTTATCCTACCTTATATTTTGGTGGTTCTTCCGATGCGGCGTTGCAAGTTGCAGCCAAACACATTGATGTGTATTTAACCTGGGGTGAACCACCGCAACTAGTAGCCCAAAAAATCGCCAAAGTCCGCCAATTAGCAGCAGAACAAGGTAGAACTGTGCGTTTTGGGATTCGGTTACACGCTATTGTCCGCGAAACCGCTCAAAAAGCTTGGGATGCTGCCAATGAACTGATTCAATATGTAGATGATGCAACAATTGCATCAGCCTATGAAAAGTTTGCTAGGTCTGAATCAGAAGGGCAACGCCGCATGGCACAATTGCATCAAGGTAATCGCCACAACCTAGAAATTAGCCCTAATTTGTGGTCTGGTGTGGGTTTGGTGCGTGGTGGTGCGGGTACAGCTTTGGTAGGGGATGCAGACACAGTTGCAACCAGAATGCTGGAGTATGCAGATTTAGGAATTGATACCTTCGTCTTTTCTGGCTATCCCCATTTGGAAGAAGCTTATCGAGTAGCTGAACTTCTATTCCCCCGTTTACCCTTACAAGCGCCTACTGTTGCTGTACCACAACAAATCCCGACTGCATTTAATGAATTTGTGACGAAAGGCGATTTACTCAAGCCTCAGCCTGTGTAG
- a CDS encoding CYTH domain-containing protein, with protein sequence MAKEIERKFLVNGDSWRQLDEGSLYRQGYIASQGATVRVRIAGNQGYLTIKGPTVNFSRSEFEYSIPLADAEEMLDTLCDRPLIEKTRYKIEWSGLVWEVDEFAGANQGLIIAEVELTDEAQQVEIPDWIGTEVTGDVRYYNSYLVKHPFSDW encoded by the coding sequence ATGGCAAAAGAAATTGAGCGCAAATTTTTAGTCAACGGCGACAGTTGGCGACAGTTAGACGAGGGTAGCCTATACCGTCAAGGATATATTGCTTCACAAGGGGCTACTGTACGTGTTCGCATTGCAGGTAATCAAGGTTACTTAACTATTAAAGGCCCCACAGTTAACTTTTCCCGCTCTGAGTTTGAGTATTCTATTCCCCTTGCAGATGCTGAGGAAATGCTTGATACTTTGTGCGATCGCCCTTTGATTGAAAAAACTAGATACAAAATAGAATGGTCTGGTTTGGTTTGGGAAGTAGATGAGTTTGCAGGGGCTAATCAAGGTTTGATAATAGCAGAGGTTGAGCTGACTGATGAAGCACAACAAGTTGAAATACCTGATTGGATTGGCACAGAAGTTACTGGAGATGTCAGATATTACAATAGTTATTTAGTTAAGCATCCTTTTTCAGATTGGTAA
- a CDS encoding fatty acid hydroxylase, producing the protein MLEAIAVAWLLLVLGDFLSTFIYHVPEHVFGSLHLKTHHSWKKNFRHYAILTLNIQVLLDGILGALPYLIVAVFLWTFSPIGVIAGLLLGQFHVWWRHVTALGWQTPKLVSTLCQLLFITTPERHWLHHRKTSLGFGDIFTFFEQPAQIWLRWLRLLRMRFRYSRI; encoded by the coding sequence ATGCTTGAGGCGATCGCTGTTGCTTGGCTGTTATTAGTTCTTGGCGATTTTTTATCTACATTTATTTATCACGTACCCGAACACGTTTTTGGTAGCCTCCATTTAAAAACACACCACTCATGGAAGAAAAACTTTCGCCACTATGCTATTTTGACTCTTAATATCCAAGTTTTATTAGATGGCATTTTGGGAGCTTTACCTTATTTAATAGTGGCAGTATTTTTGTGGACTTTCTCTCCCATTGGTGTGATTGCTGGGTTATTGTTAGGACAATTTCATGTATGGTGGAGACACGTAACAGCTTTAGGTTGGCAAACTCCTAAACTTGTGTCTACATTATGCCAACTCTTATTTATTACCACCCCTGAAAGACACTGGTTACACCATCGAAAAACAAGCCTGGGTTTTGGTGATATTTTCACTTTCTTTGAGCAACCTGCCCAAATTTGGTTACGCTGGTTAAGACTATTAAGAATGCGTTTCCGTTACTCTCGAATCTAG
- a CDS encoding haloacid dehalogenase type II, with protein sequence MIDLKKYEALTFDCYGTLINWEEGILTSIKPVLQGHNINLAEEKILEIFAEFESELEQGEYITYREVLKGVVSKFGDRFNFQPTDDELNSLANSLQYWQPFSDTVAALKSLKQKFKLIIISNVDNDLFAFSAKHLQVEFDEVITAEQVKSYKPSLNNFRQAIERIGIPQEKILHVAASIYHDVVPAKSLGISTVWVNRRTGKQGSGASLPATAQPDLEVPDLQTLVARKLGINTKLSE encoded by the coding sequence GTGATTGACTTAAAGAAATATGAAGCTCTAACGTTTGATTGCTACGGCACTTTAATTAATTGGGAAGAAGGCATATTAACATCAATTAAGCCAGTATTGCAAGGTCATAATATTAATTTGGCTGAAGAAAAAATTTTAGAAATTTTCGCTGAATTTGAATCGGAGTTAGAGCAAGGAGAATACATTACTTATCGAGAAGTGTTGAAGGGAGTTGTCAGTAAATTTGGCGATCGCTTTAATTTTCAGCCAACAGATGATGAACTAAATTCCTTGGCTAATTCCCTCCAGTATTGGCAACCTTTCTCTGATACAGTAGCAGCCTTAAAATCTCTCAAACAAAAATTTAAACTAATAATCATCTCAAATGTAGATAATGACTTATTCGCCTTCTCTGCAAAACATCTACAAGTAGAATTTGATGAAGTAATCACCGCAGAGCAAGTAAAAAGTTATAAACCCTCCCTCAACAACTTTAGACAGGCAATAGAGAGAATTGGTATCCCGCAGGAGAAAATATTACACGTTGCTGCTAGTATTTATCATGACGTTGTTCCTGCCAAATCTTTAGGCATATCAACAGTGTGGGTAAACCGCCGCACAGGTAAACAAGGCTCTGGTGCAAGTTTACCTGCAACCGCTCAACCCGATTTAGAAGTACCAGATTTGCAGACATTGGTAGCACGAAAGCTTGGCATAAATACAAAACTATCGGAATGA